A stretch of Gemmatimonas aurantiaca T-27 DNA encodes these proteins:
- a CDS encoding DUF979 domain-containing protein gives MIRLEAIYVLMGLMLAGIAIVNFRDRRSHMPVRNTVFWALYAVIFLLGSHLGDFTNGILVLLMVLTASRGLATSSRDASTPDARAESAARWGNRLFVPVLVVPVATFLGSLLLGRLVIGGTPLVDPKQVTQVALGLATVLALITALVMLRPPIFAPITEARRLMDSVGWAAVLPQALAALGALFAAAGVGKIIAELATTYLPLGTPTAAVVAYAVGMALFTIIMGNAFAAFPVMTAGIGLPLVVQQYQGDVVIVTAIGMLSGFCGTLMTPMAANFNIVPAALLELRDRYGVIKAQVPTALMLLAANIVLLAYFAFPR, from the coding sequence ATGATCCGTCTGGAAGCGATCTATGTGCTGATGGGGCTCATGCTGGCCGGCATCGCCATTGTGAATTTCCGCGACAGGCGGAGCCACATGCCGGTGCGCAATACGGTGTTCTGGGCGCTGTATGCGGTGATTTTTCTGCTCGGCTCACATCTGGGTGACTTCACCAACGGCATCCTGGTGCTGCTGATGGTGCTGACGGCCTCACGTGGGCTGGCCACCAGCTCCCGAGACGCCTCCACACCGGATGCGCGCGCGGAGTCCGCAGCGCGTTGGGGGAATCGCCTGTTTGTGCCCGTGCTGGTGGTGCCGGTGGCCACCTTCCTGGGCAGTCTGTTGCTCGGTCGCCTCGTGATTGGAGGTACACCGCTGGTCGACCCGAAGCAGGTCACGCAGGTGGCACTCGGGCTGGCCACGGTGCTGGCGTTGATCACAGCCCTGGTGATGTTGCGACCGCCCATTTTCGCCCCGATCACCGAGGCGCGACGGCTCATGGACTCGGTGGGATGGGCGGCCGTGTTGCCGCAGGCGCTCGCCGCGCTCGGCGCCCTGTTTGCCGCCGCCGGCGTGGGCAAGATCATCGCCGAACTCGCCACTACGTACCTGCCATTGGGCACGCCGACCGCCGCCGTGGTGGCCTATGCGGTGGGCATGGCGCTTTTCACGATCATCATGGGCAATGCGTTCGCCGCGTTTCCCGTGATGACCGCAGGTATCGGTCTGCCGCTGGTGGTGCAGCAGTATCAGGGAGATGTGGTGATCGTGACGGCGATCGGTATGCTGTCGGGGTTTTGTGGCACGCTCATGACACCGATGGCCGCGAACTTCAACATCGTGCCCGCCGCGTTGCTGGAGTTACGTGATCGGTACGGCGTCATCAAGGCACAGGTGCCGACGGCCCTCATGCTGCTGGCTGCCAACATTGTGCTGCTTGCGTACTTCGCGTTTCCGCGCTGA
- a CDS encoding PAS domain-containing protein has protein sequence MPFSVIVTVCAFSRTKTREIGIKSSASAPIFNYERAWLPPMSVGAARARYRSPMPLDTTTRMLAPFLNRLSDEELDSIPYGVIQLDPEGFVVSYNRAEAENAGYCPRPIGRHFFREVAPSANAPEFHGRFLRGVAEGRLDETFNFTYHCDLMPRRVQLRLYLSPQTQSVWLFVAKPDGTPLDWPSVDLTPVLTSKYVPRFTGFAALNATVDALLA, from the coding sequence TTGCCCTTCTCAGTCATCGTGACGGTGTGTGCCTTCTCCCGCACGAAAACCCGCGAAATCGGCATCAAGTCCAGCGCCTCCGCTCCGATCTTCAACTATGAACGAGCGTGGTTGCCGCCGATGTCGGTGGGGGCCGCTCGCGCCCGTTATCGCAGTCCGATGCCTCTCGACACCACAACTCGCATGTTGGCCCCGTTCCTCAATCGGTTGAGCGATGAGGAACTGGATTCCATTCCCTACGGGGTGATTCAATTGGATCCCGAGGGTTTTGTCGTTTCCTACAATCGTGCGGAAGCCGAGAATGCCGGCTACTGCCCACGCCCCATTGGTCGACATTTTTTTCGTGAGGTCGCCCCCAGCGCCAACGCCCCGGAGTTTCACGGGCGGTTCCTGCGTGGTGTCGCCGAAGGTCGACTCGATGAGACCTTCAACTTCACGTACCACTGCGACCTGATGCCGCGGCGTGTGCAGCTACGGTTGTACCTGTCCCCTCAGACCCAGTCCGTTTGGCTCTTTGTCGCCAAACCGGACGGCACTCCGCTCGACTGGCCCAGTGTGGACCTCACGCCGGTGCTCACCTCCAAGTATGTGCCGCGCTTCACCGGCTTCGCCGCTCTGAATGCCACCGTGGACGCCCTGCTGGCCTGA
- a CDS encoding DUF4175 family protein, with translation MSPDRQLLTALGTLRRQWRQRVLLESVVWIATAIVLAVLATWAITTWLGGDGRALWTARLVGYGLIVVAIVRGLIIPLMRRASDERFALYVEERAPALRQTLLAAVQEAHVPESQRMSQSLSARVMSRAASAIAPLHRGASLERERMTRAGQAIGVVTAVAAVALYFGPQSVRDGARLLFVPFGTAQAATPERRVAVEPGSVAVPRGGAIEVRAELVGFAASGAEIVFRTDSGGATGGEWQRLPMAPDADTSQFRSRLFDIVTPTEYYVESADVRSPVYRLTVNNLPAVSQVSLDLKFPAYSGLPTEHVDDGGDVAAVVGTTVTVHAKVTRAVKGGALRFDDGTTVALTPDSDTTVSGSFRVTRSGFYHVDLVAPDGQTVAGSVEYVVDAIPDRAPMVRIEDPGRDTKVSNTDEVTVAVRASDDLGVVSMELRYRVNGGPEQAKKITDSTARRPRDAQGAHTLFLEEMSLQPGDLVAYHAVAKDGGGHEGTSDVYFLEVRPFGKDYRQSDDRQQGGGGGGGGGQQDSPDGFMARQKEIVSATFNWMRDSATSTDKKRREDMATLAIAEGRLRTDVSELVKRLTERGVAKGDTNFFKIRAELQQATVELQAAEEQLGRARGGDAMPPEQRALQRLQRAEAIYRDVQVQMGGGGGGGGGGGGGGQQRAEDLADLFELQTDKQRNQYETVQQGRPESAPQQEVDETLERLKQMAQRQQQENERMQRMADQMRQRMAQESGGASGSSGGSAGASGSAGAQGAAGQNNNRPNGGNTNSGAQRELARQAEEEARRLERLSREQNNPELANAAQQLQQAADAMRRAASGSNAQGSAALEELTRAARGLEGARSAESSRGVQQLAERAQDLEARQREISQGVKAIQGQQASPQQRAEQLRQISQQKDELNRDVRRLESDADRLARDSRRDQPKAAGKVAEAAETIRDTRLADKIEFSKQVARGGSEEYASAFEAQIADNLRDVSEQLRAASGSLQGESAARQQERTLEATRDLVRGLESLRERIADRQGQQGQQGQQGQQGQQGQQGQQGQQGQQGQQGQQGQQGQQGQQGQQGQQGQQGQQGQQGQQGQQGQQGQQGQQGQQGQQGQQGQQGQQGQQGGGAPNGSNSGAPRMGGSPRSQVGEMAPGGSPMSGQMAGDATQFAREFRLRRENAEGLRREAAQQGIDTRDLDRAIQGLRQLENSRAFGDPKGLEALQTAMLERLKDFEFAALRAAGLGSDGRPAAGARAAVPGEYRALVEEYYRSLARRGGK, from the coding sequence ATGAGTCCCGACCGTCAGTTGCTCACCGCACTCGGCACGCTGCGTCGCCAATGGCGTCAGCGCGTGCTGCTGGAATCCGTGGTCTGGATCGCGACGGCCATCGTGCTGGCGGTGTTGGCCACGTGGGCCATCACCACATGGCTTGGCGGTGATGGACGTGCACTCTGGACCGCGCGACTGGTGGGGTATGGGCTCATCGTCGTGGCGATCGTGCGCGGGCTGATCATCCCGTTGATGCGCCGGGCCAGCGACGAACGGTTTGCGTTGTACGTGGAGGAACGTGCGCCGGCCTTGCGTCAGACGCTGCTGGCGGCCGTGCAGGAAGCCCATGTGCCCGAAAGTCAGCGCATGTCGCAGTCCCTGTCGGCCCGCGTGATGTCGCGTGCCGCGTCGGCGATTGCACCGCTGCACCGTGGGGCGTCGCTCGAGCGTGAGCGCATGACGCGTGCCGGCCAGGCGATCGGCGTGGTGACGGCCGTAGCCGCGGTGGCGCTCTACTTCGGCCCGCAGTCCGTACGCGACGGGGCGCGTCTGCTGTTTGTGCCGTTTGGTACCGCGCAGGCGGCAACGCCCGAGCGGCGCGTGGCCGTGGAACCGGGATCGGTGGCAGTGCCGCGTGGCGGTGCCATCGAAGTGCGCGCGGAGCTGGTCGGCTTTGCGGCCAGCGGCGCGGAGATCGTGTTCCGTACCGACAGCGGCGGCGCGACGGGTGGAGAGTGGCAACGGTTGCCTATGGCGCCTGACGCCGATACGTCGCAGTTCCGGTCGCGTCTATTCGATATTGTCACGCCCACCGAGTACTACGTAGAGAGCGCTGATGTGCGCTCGCCGGTGTATCGGCTCACGGTGAACAACCTGCCGGCGGTCTCGCAGGTCTCGCTCGACCTCAAGTTCCCGGCCTACAGTGGCCTGCCCACCGAACATGTCGATGACGGCGGTGATGTGGCGGCCGTGGTCGGTACCACCGTCACGGTGCACGCCAAAGTCACGCGTGCCGTGAAGGGTGGTGCGCTGCGCTTCGACGACGGCACCACCGTCGCGCTCACGCCCGACAGTGACACCACCGTGAGCGGCAGCTTCCGCGTGACACGCAGCGGGTTCTATCACGTGGACCTGGTCGCGCCCGACGGACAAACGGTGGCCGGTTCGGTGGAATATGTCGTGGACGCCATTCCGGACCGTGCGCCGATGGTGCGCATCGAAGATCCGGGGCGTGACACGAAGGTATCGAACACCGATGAAGTGACCGTGGCCGTGCGCGCGTCCGACGATCTGGGTGTGGTATCGATGGAACTGCGCTACCGCGTGAACGGTGGCCCCGAGCAAGCGAAGAAGATCACCGACAGCACCGCGCGTCGTCCGCGCGATGCCCAGGGGGCACACACGTTGTTCCTCGAGGAGATGTCGCTGCAGCCGGGCGATCTGGTGGCGTATCACGCGGTCGCCAAGGATGGCGGCGGCCACGAGGGCACCAGTGACGTGTACTTCCTCGAAGTGCGTCCGTTTGGCAAGGACTATCGGCAGTCCGACGATCGTCAGCAGGGTGGTGGCGGAGGCGGTGGCGGCGGACAGCAGGATTCGCCGGACGGATTCATGGCCCGCCAGAAGGAGATCGTGTCGGCCACGTTCAACTGGATGCGCGACAGTGCGACGAGCACGGACAAGAAGCGTCGCGAAGATATGGCAACGCTTGCCATTGCCGAGGGGCGCCTGCGCACGGATGTGTCGGAGCTGGTGAAGCGTCTGACCGAACGTGGCGTGGCGAAGGGCGACACGAACTTCTTCAAGATCCGTGCGGAGCTGCAGCAGGCCACGGTGGAGTTGCAGGCGGCCGAAGAACAGTTGGGGCGCGCCCGGGGTGGTGATGCGATGCCCCCGGAGCAGCGTGCCCTGCAGCGTCTGCAGCGTGCGGAAGCGATCTACCGCGACGTGCAGGTGCAGATGGGTGGTGGCGGAGGGGGTGGCGGCGGTGGTGGTGGTGGCGGACAGCAGCGCGCCGAGGACCTCGCAGACCTGTTCGAACTGCAGACCGACAAGCAGCGCAATCAGTACGAGACGGTGCAGCAGGGACGGCCCGAGAGCGCACCGCAGCAGGAAGTGGATGAAACGCTGGAGCGGCTCAAGCAGATGGCGCAGCGTCAGCAACAGGAAAACGAGCGTATGCAGCGCATGGCCGATCAGATGCGTCAGCGGATGGCGCAGGAGAGCGGCGGTGCGAGTGGATCCAGCGGCGGCTCGGCGGGTGCGTCCGGTTCTGCCGGAGCACAGGGCGCGGCGGGGCAGAACAACAACCGTCCCAACGGTGGCAACACGAACAGCGGAGCGCAGCGTGAGCTGGCGCGCCAGGCGGAAGAAGAAGCACGGCGCCTGGAGCGGCTGTCGCGTGAACAGAACAATCCCGAACTCGCGAACGCCGCACAGCAACTGCAGCAGGCGGCCGACGCGATGCGTCGCGCGGCCAGCGGATCGAACGCCCAGGGCAGCGCGGCGCTCGAAGAGCTGACGCGTGCCGCGCGTGGTCTCGAAGGGGCACGGTCGGCGGAGTCCTCGCGTGGTGTGCAGCAGTTGGCTGAACGCGCGCAGGATCTCGAAGCGCGTCAGCGCGAGATCTCGCAGGGTGTGAAGGCCATCCAGGGCCAGCAGGCCTCACCGCAGCAGCGCGCCGAACAGTTGCGGCAGATCTCGCAGCAGAAGGACGAGCTCAATCGTGACGTGCGCCGGCTGGAATCCGATGCGGATCGTTTGGCGCGGGATTCACGTCGTGATCAGCCCAAGGCAGCGGGCAAGGTGGCCGAGGCGGCGGAGACGATCCGTGATACCCGTCTGGCGGACAAGATCGAGTTCTCGAAGCAGGTCGCACGCGGTGGCTCGGAAGAGTACGCGTCGGCGTTCGAGGCGCAGATCGCCGACAACCTGCGTGATGTGAGCGAGCAACTGCGGGCCGCGTCGGGTTCGCTGCAGGGCGAATCGGCTGCGCGTCAGCAGGAACGCACACTGGAGGCCACGCGGGATCTGGTGCGCGGGCTGGAGTCGCTGCGCGAGCGGATCGCCGACCGGCAGGGGCAGCAAGGCCAGCAAGGCCAGCAAGGCCAGCAAGGCCAGCAAGGCCAGCAAGGCCAGCAAGGCCAGCAAGGCCAGCAAGGCCAGCAGGGCCAGCAGGGCCAGCAAGGCCAGCAGGGCCAGCAGGGCCAGCAGGGCCAGCAGGGCCAGCAGGGCCAGCAGGGCCAGCAGGGCCAGCAGGGCCAGCAGGGCCAGCAGGGACAGCAGGGACAGCAGGGACAGCAGGGACAGCAGGGACAGCAGGGACAGCAGGGACAGCAGGGACAGCAGGGCGGTGGTGCGCCGAATGGCTCGAACAGTGGTGCACCGCGCATGGGTGGCTCGCCGCGCTCGCAGGTGGGTGAGATGGCGCCTGGCGGATCACCGATGAGTGGTCAGATGGCAGGAGACGCCACGCAGTTCGCGCGGGAGTTCCGTCTGCGTCGTGAAAACGCGGAGGGACTGCGGCGCGAAGCAGCGCAGCAGGGGATCGACACACGAGATCTGGATCGAGCGATCCAGGGGCTGCGCCAGCTCGAGAACAGTCGCGCGTTTGGTGACCCGAAGGGGCTCGAGGCGCTGCAGACGGCGATGCTGGAGCGACTCAAGGATTTCGAATTCGCGGCATTGCGGGCGGCGGGCCTGGGAAGCGACGGCCGACCGGCGGCAGGGGCACGGGCAGCGGTACCGGGGGAGTACCGGGCGTTGGTGGAGGAGTACTACCGGTCGTTGGCCAGGAGAGGCGGGAAGTAG
- a CDS encoding DUF969 domain-containing protein translates to MLPLIGILIVILGFAFRLNALLVVTVAGLATGLASGQSLHDVIAAFGHAFVESRYVAIVWLVLPVIGVVERSGLKERAREVIGQIHAATAGRVLLVYLTLRQVTSALGLVSLGGHAQMVRPLVAPMAEAAAEHAHGPLPESTRERIKAMSAAADNVGMFFGEDVFVAIGSILLIRGFLEQNGILVEPLHLARWAIPTAIIAFLIHGTRLLLLDRQLRRESREFAEQESLGASPEGSHS, encoded by the coding sequence ATGCTTCCCCTCATTGGCATTCTCATCGTCATCCTCGGTTTTGCGTTCCGACTGAATGCGCTGCTGGTGGTGACGGTTGCCGGTCTCGCCACCGGTCTGGCCAGCGGCCAATCGTTGCACGACGTGATCGCGGCGTTTGGCCACGCGTTCGTGGAAAGCCGCTATGTGGCCATCGTGTGGCTGGTGTTGCCGGTGATCGGTGTAGTGGAGCGCTCGGGCCTGAAGGAGCGTGCGCGTGAAGTGATCGGGCAAATCCACGCCGCCACGGCCGGTCGGGTGTTGCTGGTCTATCTCACGCTTCGCCAGGTGACGTCGGCGCTCGGACTCGTATCACTCGGCGGTCATGCGCAGATGGTGCGTCCGCTCGTGGCGCCGATGGCCGAAGCCGCGGCGGAACACGCACACGGCCCGTTGCCCGAATCCACGCGCGAACGCATCAAGGCGATGTCGGCGGCCGCGGACAATGTGGGCATGTTCTTCGGCGAGGATGTGTTTGTCGCCATCGGATCGATTCTGCTCATTCGTGGGTTCCTCGAGCAGAATGGGATCCTCGTGGAGCCGTTGCACCTCGCCCGATGGGCAATTCCCACCGCGATCATCGCGTTCCTCATTCACGGCACCCGTCTGCTGTTGCTCGATCGACAACTGCGCCGGGAGTCGCGCGAATTTGCCGAACAGGAATCGCTGGGTGCGTCGCCCGAGGGCTCGCACTCATGA
- a CDS encoding cation:proton antiporter gives MHVQTGLLVTLAAAFGVAFLFGLIAAKLKMPPLVGYLLAGIALGPHSPGYVSDISLASQLAEIGVILLMFGVGLHFSPGDLLRVRRIALPGACIQMLIALGLGSVLAFSWGWDAPAAVVFGLSLSVASTVVVLRVLEDRGLLDSLDGRIAVGWLVVEDLVVVIALVMLPAVLETLGAAGVADAAHGAAPGSAAAGASAGVGFGLAKVVIITVLKVGAFIGLMALVGRRAVPWLLTHVARMGSRELFTLAVLAVSLGVAVGAAALFGVSFALGAFVAGVVISESDLSYRAGADALPMQDAFAVIFFVAAGMLIDPAVLLHEPGRVALTSAVIIVGNTLVAAVVMVLLRHPLGASLRLGASFGQIGEFSFILAGIGVTLGVLTEEARSLILAAALVTIVLNPLLFLAMDRLAEFLARYPRLLDRLERQKAPRLYSTDLWMATPANHAILIGYGRVGRTIGDALQRVGVPFIAIDQDRRVVDAMRTLGVTAVYGDATRPGILEHAKPEFARLLVVATPDPYHARHVIELVRAKNPDIDIIVRTHNDQEQEHFERLGVSKALMGERELAFGMAYHSLRSIGCDDDRADDIVQTLRGGARMPTREFSTIFPAQSRM, from the coding sequence ATGCATGTGCAGACTGGTCTTCTCGTCACGCTTGCCGCGGCGTTTGGCGTGGCGTTCCTCTTCGGGCTCATCGCGGCCAAGCTGAAGATGCCGCCACTGGTGGGCTATCTGCTCGCCGGTATCGCGCTCGGCCCACATTCCCCCGGCTACGTCTCCGATATCTCGCTGGCGAGTCAGCTCGCCGAGATCGGCGTCATCCTGCTGATGTTTGGCGTGGGACTGCACTTCTCACCCGGCGATCTGCTGCGTGTGCGTCGCATCGCGCTGCCCGGTGCGTGCATCCAGATGCTGATCGCGCTGGGGCTTGGTTCCGTGCTGGCGTTCAGTTGGGGGTGGGACGCACCGGCTGCCGTGGTGTTTGGCCTGTCGTTGTCGGTGGCGTCCACCGTGGTGGTCTTGCGTGTGCTGGAAGACCGCGGCCTGCTCGATTCGCTCGACGGGCGCATCGCCGTGGGTTGGCTGGTGGTCGAAGATCTGGTCGTGGTGATCGCGCTGGTGATGCTGCCGGCGGTGCTGGAGACGTTGGGTGCCGCTGGTGTGGCCGATGCGGCGCATGGCGCGGCCCCGGGCAGCGCGGCGGCGGGTGCGTCGGCCGGTGTGGGTTTCGGGTTGGCCAAAGTGGTGATCATCACCGTGCTCAAGGTCGGTGCGTTCATCGGCCTGATGGCATTGGTGGGTCGCCGTGCGGTGCCATGGTTGCTCACGCATGTGGCGCGCATGGGATCGCGCGAGCTGTTCACGTTGGCCGTGCTGGCGGTGTCGCTGGGGGTGGCGGTCGGCGCCGCGGCATTGTTTGGCGTGTCCTTCGCACTGGGCGCCTTTGTCGCCGGCGTGGTGATCAGCGAGTCCGACCTGAGCTATCGCGCCGGTGCCGACGCATTGCCCATGCAGGATGCCTTCGCCGTGATCTTCTTCGTGGCGGCCGGCATGCTCATCGACCCGGCGGTACTGCTGCATGAACCGGGGCGGGTGGCGCTCACGTCGGCCGTCATCATCGTGGGCAATACGCTGGTCGCGGCAGTGGTGATGGTGCTCTTGCGACACCCCTTGGGTGCCTCGCTCCGACTGGGGGCGAGTTTTGGGCAGATCGGCGAGTTCTCATTCATTCTGGCCGGCATCGGCGTGACACTGGGTGTGCTCACGGAAGAAGCGCGCAGTCTCATTCTGGCTGCCGCTCTGGTCACGATCGTCCTCAATCCGCTGCTGTTCCTGGCCATGGATCGTCTGGCCGAGTTTCTGGCGCGCTATCCACGCCTGCTCGATCGCCTCGAGCGACAGAAGGCTCCGCGCCTTTACAGCACCGATCTCTGGATGGCCACGCCGGCCAATCACGCCATCCTGATTGGTTATGGTCGTGTGGGCCGCACCATCGGCGACGCACTGCAGCGAGTGGGGGTGCCTTTCATCGCCATCGACCAGGATCGCCGTGTGGTGGACGCGATGCGCACGCTGGGCGTGACGGCAGTATATGGTGACGCGACGCGTCCGGGCATTCTGGAACACGCCAAGCCGGAGTTTGCGCGACTGCTGGTGGTCGCGACGCCCGATCCGTACCACGCGCGACATGTGATCGAGCTGGTGCGCGCAAAAAATCCCGACATCGACATCATCGTGCGCACCCACAACGACCAGGAGCAGGAGCACTTCGAGCGCCTGGGGGTGAGCAAGGCGCTCATGGGGGAGCGCGAGTTGGCGTTTGGCATGGCCTACCACAGCCTGCGCTCCATCGGCTGCGATGATGATCGAGCCGACGACATCGTTCAGACACTGCGTGGCGGCGCTCGCATGCCGACGCGGGAGTTCAGCACGATCTTTCCGGCACAGTCACGGATGTAG
- a CDS encoding four helix bundle protein: MADLRNLRVFAAAHDLCAAIHDAAPRIKVGKAPGLRAQLLAAADAIPANIAEAAGLGTDQQFARGLTIALGSANEVGAHLRVARTVGALDEHTARRCQAKRAVVCQMLERLLRAVQSRLAITTQ, encoded by the coding sequence ATGGCCGATCTTCGAAACCTCCGCGTCTTCGCTGCCGCGCATGATCTCTGCGCCGCGATTCATGACGCAGCGCCACGCATCAAGGTTGGCAAGGCTCCCGGGCTGCGTGCGCAATTGCTTGCCGCGGCCGATGCCATCCCGGCCAACATTGCGGAAGCCGCGGGGCTTGGCACCGATCAACAGTTCGCGCGCGGACTCACTATCGCTCTTGGCTCGGCCAACGAAGTCGGCGCGCATCTGCGGGTCGCGCGCACGGTGGGAGCGCTCGACGAGCACACCGCGCGCCGCTGCCAGGCAAAACGCGCGGTGGTGTGTCAGATGCTGGAGCGGTTGCTGCGCGCCGTTCAATCACGACTCGCCATCACCACACAGTAG
- a CDS encoding DUF2891 domain-containing protein produces MTQSVSPSSAGRSVNTLDADTAAHFARLALAHVAREYPNKLDHILLDDEDVQSPASLHPVFFGSFDWHSCVHGYWLMATVARKFPRLDESARIAACFDTYFTEARMAVEVDYARHAARGAFERPYGWAWLLMLAAELERHDTEAGQRWAATLAPLTACFVDRFLAFLPKATYPVRVGTHYNTAFALRLALEYADASSLPAARELGLLVRATARRWYAGDHDCQAWEPSGDDFLSSALIEAECMRWVLSPEAFHDWFAEFLPRLSQGEPSTLLQPAEVSDRSDDKIAHLDGLNLSRGWCWRALAGTMAVGDMRRAQAMQAVDRHLAASLPWVAGDYMGEHWLATFALLALDPARDGARSDGVQH; encoded by the coding sequence GTGACCCAGAGCGTCTCTCCATCTTCCGCAGGTCGTTCCGTCAACACACTCGATGCCGATACGGCCGCGCATTTTGCGCGTCTGGCGCTCGCGCACGTTGCGCGCGAGTACCCGAACAAGCTCGATCATATTCTGCTGGATGACGAGGACGTGCAGTCCCCCGCGTCGTTGCATCCGGTGTTTTTCGGCAGCTTCGACTGGCATTCGTGTGTGCACGGCTATTGGCTGATGGCGACGGTGGCACGGAAATTTCCGAGGCTCGACGAATCGGCGCGCATTGCGGCGTGTTTCGATACGTACTTCACCGAGGCGCGCATGGCCGTGGAAGTCGACTATGCCCGTCATGCGGCGCGTGGCGCGTTTGAACGACCGTACGGGTGGGCGTGGTTGCTGATGCTGGCGGCAGAGCTGGAGCGGCATGACACCGAGGCCGGACAACGATGGGCGGCCACGCTGGCGCCACTCACTGCGTGTTTTGTCGATCGGTTTCTGGCGTTCCTGCCCAAGGCCACGTACCCGGTGCGCGTGGGCACGCACTACAACACCGCGTTCGCGCTGCGGCTGGCGCTGGAATACGCTGACGCCTCGTCACTGCCCGCAGCACGAGAGCTGGGCCTGCTGGTGCGTGCGACCGCGCGGCGCTGGTATGCGGGTGATCACGATTGTCAGGCCTGGGAGCCGAGTGGTGACGATTTCCTTTCGTCGGCTTTGATCGAGGCCGAGTGCATGCGGTGGGTGCTGTCACCGGAGGCCTTTCACGATTGGTTCGCGGAATTCCTGCCGCGTCTTTCGCAGGGCGAACCGTCCACGCTGTTGCAGCCGGCCGAGGTGAGCGATCGATCCGACGACAAGATCGCCCACCTGGATGGGTTGAACCTGAGCCGCGGTTGGTGCTGGCGTGCGCTTGCCGGCACGATGGCGGTGGGTGATATGCGGCGCGCGCAGGCCATGCAGGCGGTGGACCGTCACCTCGCCGCCAGTTTGCCGTGGGTGGCCGGGGACTACATGGGCGAGCACTGGTTGGCCACCTTCGCCTTGCTCGCACTCGACCCGGCGCGGGATGGCGCTCGGTCCGACGGCGTTCAGCACTGA
- a CDS encoding alkaline phosphatase D family protein, translating to MERRLFLADLTRYAALCAVVPNIWRVTSRPHFADNPFGLGVSSGDPTPTGGVLWTRLAPRPNDPDGGMEGTRATVDWEVAHDDQFKNIVTKGRATAGPELAYSIHVDVDGLEPDRWYFYRFMSGEAVSPTGRFRTTPPDGARTPLHMAFMSCQRWDQGLFTALGHVAREEQLDLAIHLGDYIYEGASPATALRKHQGLEIRTLDDYRRRYAQYKSDPNLRAAHERCPWLVTWDDHEVDNNYAGLVGENVMESTEQMQQRRAAAYQGWWEHQAVRVPRVKSWADLNITRTVNWGSLSRFYMLDTRQYRDDQACGDMIKPVCADSLDPKRTMLGAAQEQWLYNGLGSSKAHWQVIANQVMMAQYDAAAGPDFRVSMDQWGGYPVARDRLLGEIGKRAPNRTVVITGDIHTNWVHDLHNGFSRPDRPVIATEFVGTSIASDGDGRDIDAARLSTMQSENPHLKWYSARRGYVRCRIDEQAWNVDYRTVPFVSRPDAPISTATSWRLQHGKAGAERTA from the coding sequence ATGGAACGCCGACTCTTCCTTGCCGATCTGACGCGCTACGCCGCCCTCTGCGCCGTCGTCCCCAACATCTGGCGCGTCACCTCGCGCCCACACTTCGCCGACAATCCGTTCGGCCTGGGCGTCTCGTCCGGTGATCCAACCCCCACCGGCGGTGTGCTCTGGACCCGTCTTGCCCCGCGCCCCAACGATCCCGATGGTGGCATGGAAGGCACACGCGCGACCGTCGATTGGGAAGTCGCCCACGATGATCAGTTCAAGAACATCGTGACCAAAGGACGCGCGACGGCCGGACCGGAACTCGCCTACAGCATTCACGTCGACGTGGACGGACTCGAGCCCGATCGGTGGTACTTCTACCGCTTCATGAGCGGCGAAGCCGTGAGCCCGACCGGTCGATTCCGCACCACGCCGCCAGACGGCGCGCGCACGCCGCTGCACATGGCGTTCATGTCATGCCAGCGCTGGGACCAGGGGTTGTTCACCGCGCTCGGACACGTCGCACGCGAGGAGCAACTCGACCTCGCCATCCACCTCGGCGACTACATCTACGAAGGCGCGAGTCCCGCCACGGCCCTGCGCAAACATCAGGGCCTCGAGATCCGCACGCTCGACGACTATCGCCGTCGGTATGCGCAGTACAAGAGCGATCCCAATCTGCGCGCCGCACACGAGCGATGCCCGTGGCTCGTCACGTGGGATGATCACGAGGTCGACAACAACTACGCCGGTCTCGTGGGCGAAAACGTCATGGAGTCGACGGAGCAGATGCAGCAGCGTCGTGCGGCGGCCTATCAAGGCTGGTGGGAACACCAGGCCGTGCGCGTACCACGGGTGAAATCCTGGGCCGATCTCAACATCACGCGCACCGTGAACTGGGGATCGCTGTCGCGCTTCTACATGCTCGATACCCGGCAATACCGCGACGACCAAGCCTGCGGTGACATGATCAAGCCCGTCTGCGCCGATTCGCTCGATCCCAAGCGCACCATGCTCGGTGCCGCGCAGGAACAATGGCTGTACAACGGACTGGGCTCGTCCAAGGCGCACTGGCAGGTCATCGCCAACCAGGTGATGATGGCACAGTACGATGCTGCTGCAGGGCCCGACTTCCGTGTCTCGATGGACCAGTGGGGTGGCTATCCGGTCGCACGTGATCGCCTGCTCGGCGAGATCGGCAAGCGCGCCCCCAATCGGACCGTGGTCATCACCGGCGACATCCACACCAATTGGGTGCACGACCTGCACAACGGCTTCTCGCGCCCAGACCGACCGGTGATCGCCACGGAATTTGTGGGCACCAGCATCGCCTCCGACGGCGATGGCCGAGACATCGATGCCGCGCGCCTGTCGACCATGCAGAGTGAAAACCCGCATCTCAAGTGGTACTCCGCGCGTCGCGGTTACGTACGTTGCCGCATCGACGAGCAGGCCTGGAACGTGGACTATCGCACCGTGCCGTTTGTCTCGCGTCCCGATGCGCCGATCAGCACCGCGACGTCGTGGCGGTTGCAGCATGGGAAGGCCGGGGCCGAACGCACCGCGTGA